In the genome of Oscillospiraceae bacterium, the window CGCCTTTTTCGGTAAAGCCCGCGTATCGTTCAATAAATGACGCATATCCCTCTCCGGAAATAAAGCAGATATCCTGGCTGTCCTTTTTGTCAGCGTTTTCAAATCCATTTTGAAATGCGATTTCGCGTATTTCCGGCTTAGTATATTCTCCTAGAGGAAAGCGAACAGAGGAAAGGATGTCCTGGGTCAGAGAATATAAGACATAACTCTGATCCTTTTTCCGATCCGCCGAACGCAGAAGCAGATACCTTCCTGATCCAAAATCATATCTGATTCTCGCATAATGCCCTGTCGCAAGAACATCACAGCCGGAAGCGCGCATAAAGCGTGTCAAAGCTCCGAATTTTACGCGCGGATTACATATTACGCACGGATTCGGAGTTTTTCCATCGAGATAATCACATACAAACGGCTTTATAACTTCTTTTTCAAACTCATCCCTGACATCCAATACGCGAAAAGGTATGCCTATTCTCTCCGCGATCAAAGCGGCCGTATTTTCATCGGAAGCAAACTCAGAGTGAGGTTTATTATAAAGCCTGAGCATGACGCCTTCGACATCAAAGCCCTCGTTTTTAATTAAAAGAGCGGCGACGGCACTATCGACCCCGCCACTCATTGCTGCAACGTATTTCATAATATAATTAATTTAATCCGAATTTCTTTTGACACACTCGTCGGCGGCGACGACAATCGCGGCAAGCAGCGCCGTATCCTCGTCCTTTTTCGATGTCATGCAAATATTGATTCCTGCGTCAAACCATTTCTTTTCCACCTTGCCGAAAGGTTTTT includes:
- the mnmA gene encoding tRNA 2-thiouridine(34) synthase MnmA, coding for MKYVAAMSGGVDSAVAALLIKNEGFDVEGVMLRLYNKPHSEFASDENTAALIAERIGIPFRVLDVRDEFEKEVIKPFVCDYLDGKTPNPCVICNPRVKFGALTRFMRASGCDVLATGHYARIRYDFGSGRYLLLRSADRKKDQSYVLYSLTQDILSSVRFPLGEYTKPEIREIAFQNGFENADKKDSQDICFISGEGYASFIERYAGFTEKGGSFIDENGNKIGTHPGAVNFTVGQRKGFGTGFGKRVYVTAKDMRANTVTLGSEEKLYSRTVLANKLNFIATKVTDCVIKSTAKIRYGQQETPVTAYITGSDEMRVDFDEPVRAAVPGQSIVLYDGDVVIGGGIITGCR